The Kordia sp. SMS9 genome window below encodes:
- a CDS encoding YfhO family protein, with translation MNLDIKKFIPHVIAILLFIGMSLAYFYPVVQGKKMQQQDIIQYAGMAKKQNDYREKTGEELYWTDNAYGGMPTYLLGARYPHSYIKTLDRTIRFLPRPADYLFLYFFSIYILLLIMKVDWRLSILGAIAFGFSTYFIIILGVGHNAKAHAIAYFPLVLSGILLAFQRKYIWGFLLTAVAMSLEIMTAHPQMTYYLMLLVAVLGIVYCIDFYKKKELPHFFKAVGLLIVAVLLSIGVNSTNLLTTKEYADWSIRGESELTIKPDGTKKERKGLSKEYITEYSYGKMETFNLLMPRFMGGGNTEDFGTDSKAYTYALQKGIPPGQAREFVRYLPGYWGDQPIIAAPAYVGAVIFFLAFLGLFLVKRKAKWWLVGGILLSLLLSWGKNLSFLTDFMIDYFPLYSKFRAVSSMQVILELCIPILGILTLAYLFRKETLENEQKPTEKLIYYCTAGFVVVVLSLIAFKSSLFEFNSVNDDYYRYQYSQTILGAEFLDIIKEDRAAMLAKDGYRAIILIVLTAGVLIAFLKRKFKENIVILIIAGLLLFDLISVARRYVNTEEFVSKAQFEYPYKTLEVDKQILQDKGHYRVFEPRLRLANGRTAFFHNTLGGYHAAKPRQFQELYDFYLDYERKFEVNERNINIINMLNVKYIIKDLEGEQDQAGAGAIALRNPYPNGNAWFINKVNFVETADDEMLSLYGLDTRSEVVFRKEQEIEGKISDTYGKDSLANIELVNYKPDNLKYVSENSENGFAVFSEIHYPYGWNAYIDGELVPHYRVNYVLRGLEVPAGKHTVEFKFEPTIVEKGITVSLTSSILLFLLILGGIYYEFVYKKKVAKA, from the coding sequence GTGAATTTAGATATCAAAAAATTTATCCCACATGTCATAGCAATACTGCTATTCATAGGAATGTCATTAGCCTATTTTTATCCTGTAGTTCAAGGAAAAAAAATGCAACAACAGGATATCATTCAGTATGCTGGCATGGCAAAAAAACAGAATGATTACCGCGAAAAAACAGGCGAAGAATTGTATTGGACAGACAATGCATATGGCGGAATGCCAACCTATTTGTTAGGAGCGCGCTATCCACATTCATACATAAAAACATTGGATAGAACCATCCGATTTTTACCGCGTCCAGCAGATTATTTATTTCTATATTTCTTTAGTATTTATATACTGTTACTCATCATGAAAGTTGATTGGCGATTGTCTATTTTGGGCGCCATTGCTTTCGGTTTTTCCACGTATTTTATCATTATTCTCGGCGTTGGTCACAACGCCAAAGCACACGCCATTGCCTATTTTCCATTAGTACTTTCTGGAATTTTACTCGCTTTTCAGCGGAAATATATTTGGGGATTTTTACTGACGGCGGTCGCCATGTCCTTAGAAATCATGACGGCGCATCCACAGATGACGTACTATTTAATGCTGTTGGTAGCTGTTTTAGGAATTGTATACTGTATAGATTTCTACAAAAAGAAAGAATTACCACACTTTTTTAAAGCTGTTGGATTGCTAATCGTTGCTGTATTGTTAAGTATTGGTGTCAATAGTACAAATTTGCTAACTACCAAAGAATATGCAGATTGGAGTATTCGTGGCGAAAGTGAATTGACGATTAAACCTGACGGAACTAAAAAAGAACGCAAAGGACTTTCCAAAGAATATATTACCGAATATAGTTACGGGAAAATGGAAACCTTCAACCTGTTGATGCCGCGCTTTATGGGTGGTGGAAATACGGAAGATTTTGGAACAGACTCCAAAGCATATACATACGCACTTCAGAAAGGCATACCTCCTGGACAGGCGCGAGAATTTGTAAGGTATCTTCCAGGATATTGGGGCGACCAGCCTATTATTGCTGCGCCAGCCTACGTAGGAGCTGTAATTTTTTTCTTGGCATTTTTAGGATTATTTTTAGTCAAAAGAAAAGCAAAATGGTGGCTTGTAGGCGGAATTTTACTGTCTTTATTGTTGTCTTGGGGTAAAAATCTCAGTTTCCTTACGGACTTCATGATTGATTATTTTCCGTTGTACAGTAAGTTTAGAGCAGTTTCATCCATGCAAGTTATTTTGGAGTTGTGTATTCCTATTTTGGGAATTTTAACTTTAGCCTATTTATTCAGAAAGGAAACACTGGAGAACGAGCAAAAACCAACCGAAAAGCTTATTTATTATTGTACCGCAGGTTTTGTGGTTGTAGTATTAAGTTTGATTGCTTTTAAATCCTCTTTATTTGAATTTAATAGTGTTAATGATGACTATTACAGATATCAATATTCTCAAACAATTTTAGGAGCTGAGTTTTTGGATATTATCAAAGAAGACAGAGCCGCAATGTTAGCTAAAGATGGGTATCGTGCTATTATTTTAATTGTATTAACTGCGGGTGTTTTAATTGCATTTTTGAAAAGAAAATTCAAAGAAAATATCGTTATTCTAATTATTGCGGGATTACTGTTATTTGATTTGATTTCTGTTGCTAGAAGATATGTTAATACAGAAGAGTTTGTAAGCAAAGCACAGTTTGAATATCCATATAAAACGCTTGAAGTTGACAAGCAAATTTTGCAAGATAAAGGGCATTACCGTGTTTTTGAGCCTAGATTGCGACTAGCAAATGGACGTACAGCATTCTTTCACAATACACTTGGCGGATATCATGCAGCAAAGCCAAGACAATTTCAAGAGTTATATGATTTTTACTTAGATTACGAACGAAAATTTGAAGTCAACGAGCGAAACATCAACATTATCAATATGTTGAATGTAAAGTATATCATCAAAGATTTGGAAGGTGAACAAGATCAGGCTGGCGCAGGAGCCATAGCGCTTCGAAATCCATATCCAAACGGAAATGCATGGTTTATTAACAAAGTGAATTTTGTAGAAACTGCTGACGACGAAATGTTGTCATTGTACGGACTGGATACTAGAAGTGAAGTTGTTTTCCGTAAGGAACAAGAAATAGAAGGAAAAATTAGCGACACGTATGGAAAAGATTCTTTAGCCAATATCGAATTGGTAAATTACAAACCAGACAATTTAAAATATGTTTCCGAAAATTCAGAAAACGGATTTGCCGTATTTTCAGAAATTCATTATCCGTATGGCTGGAATGCTTACATTGACGGCGAATTAGTGCCACATTATCGTGTAAATTACGTGTTGCGCGGTTTGGAAGTTCCCGCTGGGAAACATACCGTCGAATTTAAGTTTGAACCTACAATCGTAGAGAAAGGAATCACAGTTTCGCTAACAAGTAGCATCTTACTATTTTTATTAATCCTGGGCGGAATCTATTATGAGTTCGTGTATAAGAAGAAAGTAGCAAAAGCATAA
- a CDS encoding DUF4834 family protein, whose product MLINLLRTVAIIILVMYALRILGRLFAPYMVRYVAKKAEKRFSEQYKQQARNQQQQRTKEGETTIDKMPNRKPSKDVGEYIDFEEVD is encoded by the coding sequence ATGTTGATAAATTTATTACGAACAGTAGCAATCATAATTTTAGTCATGTATGCACTCCGCATATTGGGAAGATTATTTGCGCCTTATATGGTTCGCTATGTTGCCAAGAAAGCGGAAAAGCGTTTTTCAGAACAATACAAACAACAAGCTAGAAATCAACAACAGCAACGCACCAAAGAAGGAGAAACTACTATTGATAAAATGCCGAATAGAAAGCCATCAAAAGACGTCGGAGAATATATAGATTTTGAAGAAGTAGATTAA